A window of Oscillospiraceae bacterium contains these coding sequences:
- a CDS encoding S-layer homology domain-containing protein — MKKWQNRLASILLAVMMVLTGLSVLTLPTVAWARDNEVVFAPAADEPGRETADIFLSAQDGGYIVPKQAATVTADLSERYGYKDIEGAVSGLDALIRAHQIQYVLTNGAYDEEGFAAWVRGAVTMNEQDYVTAAFGESKPILSLLVDGAMPGEDDTAFTVPDAPVADGDDVEFLIYQDAYSTDYYTWFENQTGKTQAVTTVAGEDLTLTLKGDMLLTMMYGQPLDGDGIVDTGLCEDLPIVTLNPATGAAAPFVPAVAADEDGAFTVRFAAPGTYILSARGDAYVDIFAPWCVVTVTAPDTAPQLTPDIIVQPAASADYVLHQEGVKALSLYATAAGGLRYQWYQNTVDDVSSGIPVAGAAEAEFVPSVTAVGVIYYYCVVTSTAEGGRSTASEAARVTVFPDPTPVLTVLTPGERLPEIVGITWTQEIGYHYRVDETGVSDLRVSAATAAAGYAVTYSWTVQWGGSKTSTSGNGDGSITPVTTSARLGPNLYTVTASVTVGGLRYQASETIYVHIETPQDYGEAMQDWPGRGTAEDPKLLSTKADLAALQRQTEAGLPFSGVHFKLTNDIDLDDTWKPIGGGDVTGSGRNMKPFSGVLDGDGHTLSFAYDSPPLLLYARRATVKNLSIYGPYINSYGLVQSYPVDYGPTGSGGGPTVDIINVTLKSGTTTRLAGFIGGSASGQNHVNIVRCTAEAGVVVGYDRVNDTPATGSGGSFAGGFNGTIVDSVSYATVYGGSGVGGLAGFKGQSMGPFAIRNSAFAGQVIATGSGVGGIVGSGYVSPFAPNTPAVTVENCYVAADITGSNRVGGLLGDEGGLVQAWDNGPGSIRNSVFIGTVTATADPAETEIYAGGIIGYIRSLNRYNIVTNNYYADTAGVARGIGGVQYVDTSHPTPAFVEGVTYVNTGAGAPDISGMSRRDVNRTDDPLGVDTDSLASAVTAEQLRDGTVTDWLNRGEGSLENWAQGAQYPVHRDTATVFKLEIGGGYKTWYVVGEGFSTTDMVITATFSNDDKKILSPEEVEFTGFDNTVRGVKTVTLRYKTAEASFEITVLYPETSRPTTITVYLTLYGDTVHTPPEDGGPTHTLQHGGLTLWLPRNTVFTVSRNATVLDVLEKALTQAGLTWENPSGHYITSITKDGVTLGEGTNGAKSGWMYTLNDGHPLYGVAQQYLENNDRIVFHYTDDYELEEGAEYWRQPSKIGGGAAEVAGGLGTSLVPRPWADPFTDVTAGSWYYEAVKYTYENDLMDDIDGGVFVPDGLMTRALFITALHRYEGELAATAASGFIDVVDGPATNAILWAAENGIVKGYGNDRDGNNRFGPDHRITREQIATILLRYAGWKGRGTEKANVLTAYTDADKVSVWALDAVRWANAEGLMVGRTGTTLAPDEIATRAEAAMMLMRLLKTLTR; from the coding sequence TTGAAGAAGTGGCAAAACAGGCTCGCATCCATACTGCTGGCTGTGATGATGGTCCTGACCGGTCTCTCGGTGCTGACCCTGCCGACGGTGGCCTGGGCGAGGGACAATGAGGTCGTCTTCGCACCGGCCGCCGATGAACCCGGCCGTGAGACGGCGGACATTTTTCTCAGCGCTCAGGACGGCGGTTACATTGTCCCCAAACAGGCGGCGACGGTCACGGCGGATTTGTCTGAGCGTTACGGCTACAAGGACATCGAGGGGGCCGTCTCCGGCCTGGATGCGCTGATCAGGGCGCATCAGATCCAATATGTGCTCACAAACGGCGCCTATGACGAGGAGGGCTTTGCCGCTTGGGTGCGCGGCGCCGTCACGATGAACGAACAGGACTATGTCACCGCGGCCTTTGGAGAGAGCAAACCGATTCTCTCGCTCCTAGTCGACGGGGCGATGCCGGGAGAGGACGACACGGCGTTCACCGTCCCGGACGCGCCGGTGGCCGACGGAGACGACGTGGAATTTCTGATCTACCAAGATGCCTATTCCACGGACTATTATACTTGGTTTGAGAATCAGACAGGCAAAACGCAGGCGGTCACGACGGTCGCCGGCGAGGATCTCACGCTGACCCTCAAAGGAGACATGCTGCTCACGATGATGTACGGTCAGCCTCTCGACGGCGACGGTATTGTTGACACCGGTCTCTGCGAGGACTTGCCCATTGTCACCCTCAATCCCGCCACCGGCGCGGCGGCGCCCTTTGTGCCGGCGGTCGCGGCCGACGAGGACGGCGCGTTCACGGTGCGCTTTGCCGCGCCCGGCACGTACATCCTCTCCGCCCGGGGCGACGCCTATGTGGACATCTTCGCCCCCTGGTGTGTCGTCACCGTCACCGCCCCCGATACAGCCCCCCAACTCACGCCCGACATCATCGTCCAGCCCGCGGCGTCAGCGGACTATGTGCTGCATCAAGAAGGCGTCAAAGCCCTGTCTCTCTACGCCACTGCTGCCGGGGGGCTCCGTTACCAGTGGTATCAAAACACTGTGGACGACGTTTCCAGCGGAATACCGGTGGCGGGTGCCGCAGAGGCCGAGTTTGTCCCATCCGTGACAGCAGTGGGTGTTATCTATTATTATTGCGTCGTCACGAGCACGGCCGAAGGCGGCCGGAGCACCGCCTCCGAGGCGGCGCGCGTCACGGTCTTCCCGGACCCCACCCCCGTACTCACGGTGCTGACGCCGGGCGAACGGCTGCCGGAGATTGTGGGCATCACTTGGACGCAGGAAATTGGCTACCACTACCGTGTGGACGAGACGGGGGTGTCGGACCTGCGGGTGTCCGCTGCCACCGCAGCGGCGGGCTATGCCGTCACCTACAGTTGGACGGTGCAGTGGGGCGGCAGTAAGACGAGCACGTCCGGCAACGGCGACGGTTCCATCACCCCCGTGACCACATCGGCGCGCTTGGGGCCGAACCTGTACACCGTCACGGCCAGCGTCACCGTGGGCGGCTTGCGATATCAGGCCAGCGAGACGATCTATGTCCACATCGAGACCCCGCAGGACTACGGGGAGGCGATGCAGGACTGGCCCGGCCGCGGCACGGCGGAGGACCCCAAACTGCTCAGTACAAAGGCGGACCTGGCCGCTTTGCAGCGGCAGACCGAGGCCGGTCTCCCATTCAGCGGCGTCCACTTCAAGCTCACGAATGACATCGACTTGGACGACACCTGGAAGCCCATCGGCGGCGGCGACGTCACGGGCAGCGGACGGAATATGAAGCCTTTCTCCGGCGTGCTGGACGGCGACGGCCACACCCTCAGCTTCGCCTATGATTCCCCGCCCCTCTTGCTGTACGCCCGGCGCGCCACCGTCAAAAATCTGAGCATCTACGGCCCCTACATCAACAGCTACGGCTTGGTACAGAGCTACCCCGTCGACTACGGTCCCACCGGTTCTGGCGGCGGTCCCACCGTCGACATCATCAACGTCACGCTCAAGAGCGGCACCACCACGAGGCTCGCCGGCTTCATCGGCGGCAGCGCCTCGGGGCAGAATCACGTGAACATCGTCCGCTGTACCGCGGAGGCGGGCGTCGTCGTCGGGTACGACAGGGTGAATGACACGCCCGCCACCGGGAGCGGCGGCTCCTTTGCCGGCGGTTTCAACGGCACGATTGTGGACAGCGTCAGCTATGCCACGGTTTACGGCGGCAGCGGCGTGGGCGGTCTGGCTGGTTTCAAGGGGCAGTCCATGGGGCCCTTTGCCATCCGCAACAGCGCCTTCGCCGGGCAGGTCATCGCCACCGGCAGCGGTGTGGGCGGCATTGTGGGCAGTGGTTATGTCTCCCCCTTTGCCCCCAACACCCCCGCCGTCACCGTGGAGAACTGCTATGTCGCGGCGGACATCACGGGGAGCAACCGCGTGGGCGGACTCCTCGGCGACGAGGGCGGCCTCGTGCAGGCTTGGGACAACGGCCCCGGCAGCATCCGCAACAGCGTCTTCATCGGGACCGTCACGGCTACAGCCGATCCGGCGGAGACCGAGATCTACGCCGGCGGCATCATCGGCTACATCCGGTCCCTTAACCGTTACAACATCGTCACGAACAATTACTACGCGGACACCGCCGGGGTGGCCCGAGGCATCGGCGGTGTGCAGTACGTCGACACCAGCCACCCGACGCCCGCCTTTGTCGAGGGCGTGACTTATGTCAACACCGGCGCCGGGGCGCCGGATATCAGTGGCATGAGCCGGCGCGACGTGAACCGCACCGACGACCCCCTGGGCGTCGACACCGACAGCCTGGCCAGCGCGGTGACGGCGGAGCAGCTGCGCGACGGCACGGTCACCGACTGGCTGAACCGTGGTGAAGGCAGCCTGGAAAACTGGGCGCAGGGCGCGCAGTATCCTGTTCACCGGGACACCGCCACTGTCTTCAAGCTGGAGATCGGCGGCGGCTACAAGACCTGGTATGTGGTGGGGGAGGGCTTCAGCACCACCGATATGGTGATCACCGCCACGTTCAGCAACGACGACAAAAAGATTCTCTCCCCCGAGGAAGTCGAGTTCACCGGTTTTGACAACACCGTCAGGGGCGTCAAAACCGTCACCCTCCGGTACAAAACGGCGGAAGCGTCCTTCGAGATTACGGTGCTCTATCCGGAGACCTCCAGGCCCACCACCATCACCGTGTACCTCACCCTCTACGGCGACACCGTCCATACGCCTCCCGAGGACGGCGGGCCGACCCACACGCTGCAGCATGGCGGTCTCACCCTTTGGCTCCCCCGGAACACCGTCTTCACCGTCTCCCGCAACGCCACAGTGCTGGATGTTCTCGAAAAAGCCCTGACCCAGGCGGGCCTGACATGGGAAAACCCAAGCGGCCATTACATCACATCCATCACCAAAGACGGGGTGACGCTGGGTGAGGGCACCAACGGCGCGAAGTCGGGCTGGATGTACACGTTAAACGACGGCCACCCCTTATATGGTGTCGCGCAGCAATATCTGGAAAACAACGACCGCATCGTGTTCCACTATACGGACGACTATGAACTGGAGGAAGGGGCCGAATACTGGAGACAGCCCTCCAAGATCGGCGGCGGGGCGGCGGAAGTGGCCGGCGGTTTGGGAACGTCGCTCGTGCCAAGGCCGTGGGCCGATCCATTCACCGACGTGACCGCCGGGAGCTGGTATTATGAGGCGGTCAAGTACACATATGAAAATGATCTGATGGACGATATCGACGGCGGCGTCTTTGTCCCCGACGGACTCATGACGAGAGCCCTGTTTATAACGGCACTTCACCGCTACGAGGGCGAGCTCGCGGCGACGGCGGCGAGCGGCTTCATCGATGTAGTCGACGGGCCGGCCACGAACGCCATCCTTTGGGCCGCTGAAAACGGCATTGTAAAAGGATACGGAAACGACAGGGACGGAAACAACCGCTTCGGACCAGACCACCGCATCACCCGGGAGCAGATCGCGACGATCTTACTGCGGTATGCCGGCTGGAAGGGACGCGGCACGGAGAAGGCGAACGTGCTCACCGCCTACACGGACGCGGACAAGGTGTCCGTCTGGGCGCTGGACGCCGTACGCTGGGCCAACGCGGAAGGGCTGATGGTTGGCCGCACCGGGACGACGCTGGCGCCGGACGAGATCGCGACGCGTGCCGAAGCGGCGATGATGCTCATGCGCCTCCTCAAAACTTTGACGCGGTGA
- a CDS encoding A/G-specific adenine glycosylase has protein sequence MTDAGLTEALLTWYETARRTLPFRNIKDPYYIWLSEIMAQQTRITALLPYFTAFVARFPTVADLAAADEHDVLKAWEGLGYYSRARNLRRAALCIMSEHGGQVPDEPDALRRLPGIGDYTAGAILSIAFGQKAPAVDGNVLRVHARIQCDDTDVTTPEARTRARVWVLSLMPDDRPGDMTQALMELGALRCLPAAPRCGECPAVSFCGAHRAGRTRALPVKSPKKPQRVEKRSVYLLLDPEGRVLMRRRTEALLHGLWEFPSAPVAGVPLLSDESCGRAEHVFTHIRWQMEGHLCRTPATSAPESHLWAAPEDFATLALPTAFRAFVKTLHAVWKQRYSEPSPEREGQKDAGI, from the coding sequence TTGACGGACGCCGGTTTGACCGAGGCGCTGCTCACGTGGTACGAGACCGCACGGCGGACGCTGCCATTTCGGAATATAAAGGATCCCTATTACATTTGGTTATCAGAAATCATGGCGCAGCAGACCCGGATCACGGCGCTGCTCCCTTATTTCACAGCGTTTGTGGCCCGTTTCCCCACAGTGGCCGATCTGGCCGCCGCCGATGAGCATGACGTGCTCAAGGCGTGGGAAGGGCTTGGCTATTACAGCCGCGCGCGCAACCTGCGCCGCGCAGCTCTTTGCATCATGAGCGAACACGGAGGCCAGGTGCCAGACGAGCCGGACGCGCTCCGGCGGCTGCCCGGCATCGGCGATTACACGGCGGGGGCCATCCTATCCATCGCCTTCGGACAAAAGGCGCCCGCCGTCGACGGCAATGTCCTGCGTGTACACGCCCGGATCCAATGCGACGACACCGACGTAACGACACCGGAGGCCCGGACGCGGGCGCGGGTGTGGGTGTTGTCGCTTATGCCGGACGACAGACCGGGGGATATGACGCAGGCGCTCATGGAACTCGGCGCTTTGCGTTGTCTGCCGGCCGCGCCGCGTTGCGGCGAGTGTCCGGCGGTATCGTTTTGCGGCGCACACCGGGCCGGGCGGACGCGCGCGCTGCCGGTGAAGTCTCCAAAGAAACCGCAGCGCGTCGAAAAGCGCTCGGTCTATCTGTTGCTAGACCCGGAGGGCCGTGTATTGATGCGCCGGCGCACCGAGGCGCTGCTGCACGGGCTTTGGGAGTTCCCCTCTGCGCCCGTAGCGGGGGTACCCCTGCTGTCTGACGAATCCTGCGGCCGGGCGGAACACGTCTTCACGCACATCCGCTGGCAGATGGAAGGCCATCTCTGCCGCACCCCAGCCACCTCGGCTCCGGAGAGCCACCTCTGGGCCGCTCCGGAGGACTTCGCCACCCTGGCGCTGCCCACCGCATTCCGCGCGTTCGTAAAAACCCTGCATGCCGTTTGGAAACAGCGATACTCTGAACCAAGTCCTGAAAGGGAGGGTCAAAAGGATGCTGGGATTTAA
- a CDS encoding ATP-dependent Clp protease ATP-binding subunit, with the protein MQPTLCSRCKKKVAVVFITKIENGKTHNEGICLKCAKELGIKPVGDMIDRMGISDDDLDNLSQEMMDAFGDMNEMSGLPSGTGPDEEEDGKTATFPFLNRLFGNMSSDNTGESPTRPARDPERRESSGESRAPKRKYLENYCISLTQRAKAGHLDRIVGRTAEIERVVQILNRRQKNNPCLVGEPGVGKTAIAEGLALRIADGDVPGKLADKEVYLLDLTALVAGTQFRGQFESRMKGLIEEIRRLGNIILVIDEVHNIVGAGDAEGSMNAANILKPALSRGEIQVIGATTFSEYRRHIEKDSALERRFQPVTVSEPSVDETVEIIRGIAHYYEMFHGVMIPPEVARQAVLLSERYITDRFLPDKAIDLIDEACSDVNLKTPAIHRADQLRKEIEAIRHEREHLITDNAPAEYERLAVLKSREMVAIRQLEEVTKSGPPALTVPHLARVIEQWTKIPASRIEEQEYKRLALLEERLQKRIIGQNEAIAAVAAAIRRGRVGISGKHKPVSFIFVGPTGVGKTELVKCLAQDLFNQPESLIRLDMSEFMEKHSVSRIIGAPPGYVGYDEAGQLTEKIRRKPYSVILFDEIEKAHPDVLNILLQILDDGRITDAHGREVNFENTLIVMTSNAGSDRRDGSVGFGRTLTEQGKEKAMKALSDIMRPEFINRIDEIISFNQLTKDDFSRIARIMLDELVDAMAERGMTLTYDGALISYLVEKSYTVKYGARNLRRLIQKEVEDAIAVLIIDHYAGGLLGVDATALGEKVTLTALQPSLPSLPRRRPVR; encoded by the coding sequence ATGCAGCCAACCCTGTGTTCTCGTTGCAAAAAAAAGGTGGCCGTTGTTTTTATTACTAAAATAGAAAACGGCAAGACGCACAATGAGGGCATCTGCCTCAAATGTGCAAAAGAGCTCGGCATCAAACCAGTGGGCGATATGATCGACCGCATGGGCATCTCGGACGACGACCTCGACAACCTCTCTCAAGAGATGATGGATGCCTTTGGAGACATGAACGAAATGTCCGGACTGCCGTCCGGCACCGGTCCGGACGAAGAGGAAGATGGCAAAACCGCCACTTTCCCATTTTTGAACCGTCTGTTTGGCAACATGTCCTCCGATAACACCGGCGAGAGCCCCACCCGTCCGGCGCGGGATCCCGAGCGCCGGGAGAGCAGCGGTGAATCACGCGCTCCAAAAAGGAAATATTTAGAAAACTATTGTATCTCGCTGACGCAGCGGGCCAAAGCGGGTCATTTGGACCGCATTGTGGGCCGCACCGCCGAGATCGAGCGTGTGGTGCAGATCTTAAACCGGCGGCAGAAGAACAATCCCTGCCTCGTCGGAGAACCGGGCGTGGGCAAGACGGCCATCGCCGAAGGTCTCGCTCTGCGCATCGCCGACGGCGATGTACCGGGAAAACTGGCGGACAAGGAGGTTTACCTGCTTGACCTCACGGCGCTGGTGGCCGGCACGCAGTTCCGGGGCCAATTTGAGTCCCGCATGAAGGGACTGATTGAAGAGATCCGTCGCCTCGGCAACATCATCCTCGTCATCGACGAGGTACACAACATCGTGGGCGCCGGGGACGCAGAGGGTTCGATGAACGCCGCTAACATCTTAAAGCCCGCCCTCTCCCGCGGGGAGATCCAGGTGATCGGCGCCACCACATTCTCGGAATACCGCCGGCATATTGAGAAGGATTCGGCGCTTGAGAGGCGTTTTCAGCCGGTGACGGTGTCCGAACCGTCGGTGGACGAAACCGTGGAGATCATCCGGGGTATCGCCCACTACTACGAGATGTTCCACGGCGTCATGATTCCCCCCGAAGTGGCCCGCCAGGCGGTGCTGCTGTCGGAGCGCTACATCACCGATCGTTTTCTGCCCGACAAGGCCATAGATCTGATCGACGAAGCCTGTTCCGACGTCAACTTGAAGACGCCGGCCATCCACCGAGCAGACCAGCTCCGCAAGGAAATCGAGGCCATCCGTCACGAGCGGGAGCATCTCATCACGGACAATGCGCCGGCGGAGTACGAGCGTCTGGCGGTGCTGAAGAGTCGCGAGATGGTCGCCATCCGGCAGCTTGAGGAAGTGACGAAGAGCGGCCCGCCGGCACTCACCGTGCCACATCTAGCCCGGGTCATCGAGCAGTGGACAAAGATCCCGGCGTCCCGCATCGAGGAACAAGAGTACAAACGGCTGGCCCTTTTGGAGGAGCGCCTCCAAAAGCGCATCATCGGGCAAAATGAGGCCATCGCCGCCGTGGCCGCCGCCATCCGGCGCGGCCGTGTGGGCATCTCGGGCAAGCACAAGCCGGTCTCTTTCATCTTCGTCGGCCCAACGGGCGTGGGGAAAACGGAGCTTGTCAAATGTCTGGCTCAGGATCTCTTCAACCAGCCGGAGTCGTTGATCCGCCTCGACATGTCGGAATTCATGGAGAAGCATTCTGTCTCTCGGATCATCGGCGCGCCGCCGGGTTACGTGGGTTACGATGAGGCCGGCCAGCTCACCGAGAAGATTCGGCGCAAGCCGTACTCCGTCATCCTGTTTGATGAGATTGAGAAGGCCCATCCGGATGTACTCAATATCCTGCTGCAGATTTTGGACGACGGTCGTATCACCGACGCGCACGGCCGCGAGGTCAACTTTGAGAATACGTTGATCGTCATGACCTCCAACGCGGGCTCCGACCGCCGCGACGGCTCCGTCGGCTTCGGCCGTACGCTCACCGAGCAAGGCAAAGAGAAGGCAATGAAGGCTCTCTCGGACATCATGCGACCCGAGTTCATCAACCGCATCGACGAGATCATCTCCTTCAACCAACTCACAAAGGACGACTTCAGCCGGATCGCGCGGATCATGCTGGACGAACTCGTCGACGCGATGGCGGAACGCGGCATGACACTCACCTATGACGGCGCGCTGATCTCATACCTGGTGGAAAAGTCTTATACGGTGAAGTACGGCGCGCGCAACCTGCGCCGGCTGATTCAAAAGGAAGTGGAGGATGCCATCGCGGTGCTGATCATCGACCACTATGCGGGCGGCCTCCTTGGCGTAGACGCCACTGCCTTGGGCGAGAAAGTGACGCTGACGGCGCTTCAGCCTAGCCTGCCCAGCCTGCCCAGGAGAAGGCCAGTCCGTTGA